A part of Jiangella alba genomic DNA contains:
- a CDS encoding threonine ammonia-lyase codes for MQETRLDTDRIRAARRLIDPLFLDTPLYPVQGMEPGLGCAVSVKLETANPVRSFKARGTEVIAGRLVADAAREVVCASAGNLGQALAWSGRDRGLDVTVVASRFAPVAKLDRIRALGARLELVDGDFDLARDRAAAIARHEGIRLVEDSLDLETCEGAATIGLELVDAAPSFDAVLIALGGGAMATGVGQVLKTMAPGVEVICVQPLGAPAMTLSWRQRRVVTTDSTDTIADGVAGRRPIPAVLDDLLVLADDAVLVREESITAGMRMLLDHAGLVVEPSAALGVAAILEDRDRFAGRHVVTIVCGGNVDLARYHRWVGAGR; via the coding sequence GTGCAGGAGACGCGCCTCGACACCGACCGCATCCGGGCGGCTCGCCGGCTGATCGACCCGCTCTTCCTCGACACCCCGCTGTACCCTGTCCAGGGCATGGAGCCCGGCCTGGGCTGCGCGGTGAGCGTCAAGCTCGAGACCGCGAACCCGGTCCGCAGCTTCAAGGCCCGCGGCACGGAGGTGATCGCCGGCCGGCTCGTCGCCGACGCCGCCCGAGAGGTGGTGTGCGCCAGCGCGGGCAACCTCGGCCAGGCCCTCGCCTGGTCCGGTCGCGACCGCGGACTCGACGTGACCGTCGTGGCGTCCCGGTTCGCGCCGGTGGCCAAGCTCGATCGCATCAGGGCGCTGGGGGCGAGGCTGGAGCTGGTGGACGGTGACTTCGACCTGGCCCGTGACCGGGCCGCGGCGATCGCGCGGCACGAGGGCATCCGGCTGGTCGAGGACAGCCTCGACCTCGAGACCTGCGAGGGTGCGGCGACGATCGGCCTGGAACTGGTGGATGCCGCACCGTCGTTCGACGCCGTCCTGATCGCTCTCGGCGGCGGAGCGATGGCCACCGGGGTGGGTCAGGTGCTGAAGACGATGGCGCCCGGTGTCGAGGTGATCTGCGTCCAGCCGCTCGGCGCGCCGGCGATGACGCTGTCGTGGCGCCAGCGGCGCGTCGTCACCACGGACTCGACCGACACCATCGCCGACGGCGTCGCGGGCCGCCGTCCGATCCCGGCCGTCCTGGACGACCTGCTCGTGCTCGCCGACGACGCCGTCCTGGTCCGCGAGGAGTCGATCACCGCCGGCATGCGGATGCTCCTCGACCACGCCGGCCTCGTGGTCGAACCGTCGGCCGCGCTCGGCGTCGCGGCGATCCTCGAGGACCGCGACCGCTTCGCCGGGCGGCACGTCGTCACCATCGTGTGCGGCGGCAACGTCGACCTCGCCCGTTACCACCGCTGGGTCGGCGCCGGCCGATGA
- a CDS encoding helix-turn-helix transcriptional regulator: MHATHALSHWPLVGRYDEYAAALQVLTGNDSGTAFGVLLIGESGVGKSTLASRLEEAVAETAHVVTVTSPSRAQPVMLGALAPLLTDVGAHADASPISVFQAAATRLARDSGGRPVVLRVEDGHLLDGASAGVLRMLAMSRRARLLVTSRPNPAIPDDLLALWKDGWLRWIDVAPLDRAETTLLLREALGGVIGRDTDRRMWEASLGNPLYLRELVRSALSRDELLHNHGVWTWTGPVVPGRLIELVTAELRRRPDGEREVLEIVSLAESLPLPLLFELADTDTVDPLVEAGMLVVDNAAAPPTVTLSHPVYGEAIRSLVPPGRRRVLRERVVRHLPGPHDASLPDLLRWVSWALEAGSVPEPELLVEAAALANRLQQAADGRRFADLALLADPDDVVVAGALAERARAHRVLGAVDRAQADLDQLHLLPDEVLTPPLVAHAAITGADVLFHGQADPVAAVRLLDDALPRVAVCTQSSAVVRGHRLAVLMNVGRTDDALDEAVEFLGDTTLPLLARIQLTASVQLSLARAGRVAEALRLGERYMVAARESMSEATAYLMPLRAAVTVIRLFAGDVDGAERMHADESDLDIGQVHHHRNVPGLVEGQLAMARGRWSEASGHLGGAIAALRDADPRGLLPAVLALAAESAVWLGDVDDAARFREEALRQPVHETSTMFGRRRRTLLWVGLARSESDAVDNAMDAADAAAAAHLPPAELDSLHVALLGLADGLPTARELTLSHVAERMAAAAKQCDGLLRADAMAGYARAVADGDTELAAAFEATLAGFGIWANPPRQQTVALTRREQEIAPLAAAGISSRDIARRLTISTRTVESHLARIYAKLGITSRAELPAALSGR; this comes from the coding sequence ATGCACGCCACTCACGCGCTGAGTCACTGGCCGCTGGTCGGCCGGTACGACGAGTACGCGGCCGCGCTGCAGGTCCTGACCGGCAACGATTCCGGGACGGCGTTCGGCGTGCTGCTGATCGGTGAGTCGGGCGTGGGCAAGTCGACGTTGGCGAGCCGGCTCGAGGAGGCGGTCGCCGAGACCGCACATGTGGTGACCGTCACATCGCCGAGCCGGGCCCAGCCGGTCATGCTCGGCGCGCTGGCGCCGCTGCTGACCGACGTCGGGGCTCATGCCGACGCCAGCCCGATCTCTGTGTTCCAGGCGGCCGCCACCCGGCTTGCCCGCGACTCCGGTGGCCGGCCGGTGGTGCTGCGGGTCGAGGACGGCCACCTGCTGGACGGCGCGAGCGCGGGCGTGCTGCGCATGCTGGCGATGTCGCGGCGCGCGCGGTTGCTGGTGACGAGCCGGCCGAACCCCGCGATCCCGGACGACCTGCTGGCGCTGTGGAAGGACGGCTGGCTGCGCTGGATCGACGTCGCGCCGCTGGACCGGGCCGAGACGACGCTGCTGCTGCGCGAGGCGCTCGGCGGCGTCATCGGCCGCGACACCGACCGCCGCATGTGGGAGGCGAGCCTCGGCAACCCGCTCTACCTGCGCGAACTGGTCCGCTCGGCGCTGAGCCGGGACGAGCTGCTGCACAACCACGGCGTGTGGACGTGGACCGGGCCGGTGGTGCCGGGCCGGCTGATCGAGTTGGTGACGGCGGAGCTGCGGCGCCGCCCGGACGGCGAGCGCGAGGTCCTGGAGATCGTGTCGCTGGCCGAGTCGCTGCCGCTGCCGCTGCTGTTCGAGCTGGCCGACACCGACACCGTCGACCCGCTGGTCGAGGCGGGCATGCTGGTCGTCGACAACGCCGCGGCGCCGCCGACGGTCACGCTGTCGCACCCGGTGTACGGCGAGGCGATCCGCAGCCTGGTGCCCCCCGGACGGCGCCGGGTGCTGCGCGAGCGCGTGGTCCGGCACCTTCCCGGACCGCACGACGCGTCGCTGCCGGACCTGCTGCGGTGGGTGTCGTGGGCGCTGGAGGCGGGCTCGGTGCCCGAGCCTGAGCTGCTGGTCGAGGCGGCCGCGCTGGCCAACCGGCTGCAGCAGGCCGCCGACGGGCGGCGGTTCGCCGATCTCGCGCTGCTGGCCGATCCGGACGACGTCGTGGTGGCCGGCGCGCTGGCCGAGCGGGCCCGCGCACACCGCGTCCTCGGCGCCGTCGACCGCGCCCAGGCCGACCTCGACCAGCTGCACCTGCTGCCGGACGAGGTGCTGACGCCGCCGCTGGTGGCGCACGCCGCCATCACCGGCGCCGACGTGCTGTTCCATGGGCAGGCCGATCCCGTGGCCGCGGTGCGGCTGCTGGACGACGCGCTGCCGCGGGTCGCCGTCTGCACGCAGTCGTCCGCCGTGGTGCGCGGGCACCGGCTGGCCGTGCTGATGAACGTCGGGCGCACCGATGATGCGCTGGACGAGGCGGTCGAGTTCCTCGGCGACACCACGCTGCCGCTGCTGGCCCGCATCCAGCTGACCGCCTCGGTGCAGCTGTCGCTGGCCCGGGCCGGCCGGGTGGCCGAGGCGCTGCGGCTGGGCGAGCGGTACATGGTCGCCGCCCGCGAGTCGATGTCCGAGGCGACGGCGTACCTCATGCCGCTGCGCGCCGCCGTCACCGTGATCCGGCTGTTCGCCGGTGACGTCGACGGCGCCGAGCGGATGCACGCCGACGAGTCCGACCTCGACATCGGTCAGGTGCACCACCACCGCAACGTGCCGGGGCTGGTCGAGGGCCAGCTGGCGATGGCCCGCGGCCGCTGGTCGGAGGCGTCCGGGCACCTGGGCGGGGCCATCGCCGCGCTGCGCGACGCCGACCCGCGCGGGTTGCTGCCGGCCGTCCTGGCGCTGGCGGCGGAGTCCGCGGTCTGGCTCGGCGACGTCGACGACGCGGCCCGGTTCCGCGAGGAGGCGTTGCGCCAGCCGGTGCACGAGACGTCGACGATGTTCGGACGGCGCCGCCGAACGCTGCTGTGGGTGGGCCTGGCCCGCAGCGAGAGCGACGCCGTCGACAACGCCATGGACGCCGCCGACGCCGCGGCCGCCGCGCACCTGCCGCCGGCCGAGCTCGACTCGCTGCACGTCGCTCTGCTGGGGCTGGCCGACGGGCTGCCGACGGCGCGCGAGCTGACGCTGTCGCACGTCGCCGAGCGGATGGCCGCCGCCGCCAAGCAGTGCGACGGCCTGCTGCGCGCCGACGCGATGGCCGGTTACGCCCGCGCCGTGGCCGACGGCGACACCGAGCTGGCCGCGGCGTTCGAGGCGACGCTGGCCGGCTTCGGCATCTGGGCCAACCCGCCGCGGCAGCAGACCGTCGCGCTGACCCGGCGCGAGCAGGAGATCGCCCCGCTGGCCGCCGCCGGCATCTCCTCCCGCGACATCGCCCGCCGGCTCACCATCTCGACCCGCACCGTCGAGAGCCACCTGGCCCGCATCTACGCCAAGCTCGGCATCACCAGCCGGGCCGAGCTGCCGGCCGCGCTGAGCGGGCGCTGA
- the dnaE gene encoding DNA polymerase III subunit alpha, with translation MPEPFTHLHVHTQYSLLDGAARVKDLLTAARDHGMTHLAMTDHGNLHGAYDFHQQAAATGVTPIIGMEAYVAPESRRHKARVLWGQPHQKRDDVSGSGAYTHLTIWAADRTGLHHLFRLSSDAYQEGWLQKWPRTDKEALAAHAEGLIGSTGCPSGEVQTRLRLGQDDAALRAAADYRDIFGADRFFLELMDHGVEIERRVRDGLLDLGRRLGIAPLVTNDSHYTYAHEAAAHDALLCIQTGATVSDPNRFRFDGTGYHLKSAAEMYAVDSSDAWQQGCRNTRLVAEQIDPAGWFEKRDLMPRFPVPAGYTEVTWFREQVEAGLRRRYPDGVTDEYRRQAEYEMDVIVQMGFPGYFLVVADFVMWAKEHGIAVGPGRGSAAGSLVSYAMGITDLDPLVHGLIFERFLNPERVSMPDVDIDFDERRRTEVIRYVTRKYGADKVALIGTYGTIKAKNAIKDSARVLGFPYAVGDRITKAMPADVGGKGITLSGITDPKHPRYAEAAEVRGMYENEPDVRKVVDAAKGVEGLVRQMGVHAAGVIMSSEPIVDHVPVWVRHSDGVTITQWDYPTCESLGLLKMDFLGLRNLTILDDAVALVRRDTGTGLDLLALPLDDRPTFELLGRGDTLGVFQFDGSAMRSLLRLMRPDQFEDITAVTALYRPGPMGMNSHVNYALRKNGQQDITPIHPELEAPLKEVLDLTYGLVVYQEQVQKAAQVLAGYTLGQADLLRRAMGKKKQEVLDQEFGSFRDGCRDRGYSDGAIRAVWDVLVPFAGYAYNKAHAAAYALVSYWTAYVKANHPAEYMAALLTSVRDDKDKSAVYLNECRRMGITVLTPDVNDSVADFTPRGDDTIVFGLSAVRNVGTSVVDAIVRARDEQGRFASFPDYLAKVDAAACGKRTVESLIKAGAFDALGHTRKGLAARFEPLVDTAVAVKRKEAEGQFDLFGDQGTGDGDPAAATPADFPDDEWDKAFLLAQEREMLGLYVSDHPLFGIQHQLAERADAAISALTGGDHPDGAVVTIGGIVSGLQRKVTKRGDAWAIATVEDLAGSIDCMVFPATYQLVAAGLAEDAIVLVKGRLDKREDVPRLVVSELTTPDLSSADAPVRLDALAAHVTPEWARRLAEVLAAHRGPTEVHLWVRGRARTRVYRLGPRVTVRPELWADLKAAVVLTPPD, from the coding sequence GTGCCCGAACCGTTCACCCACCTGCACGTCCACACGCAGTACTCGCTGCTCGACGGCGCCGCCCGGGTCAAGGACCTGCTCACCGCCGCCCGTGACCACGGCATGACGCACCTCGCGATGACCGACCACGGCAACCTGCACGGCGCCTACGACTTCCACCAGCAGGCCGCCGCGACCGGCGTCACCCCGATCATCGGCATGGAGGCCTACGTCGCGCCTGAGTCGCGGCGGCACAAGGCCCGGGTGCTGTGGGGGCAGCCGCACCAGAAGCGCGACGACGTTTCGGGCTCCGGCGCGTACACGCACCTGACGATCTGGGCGGCCGACCGCACCGGCCTGCACCACCTGTTCCGGCTCTCGTCCGACGCCTATCAGGAGGGCTGGCTGCAGAAGTGGCCGCGGACGGACAAGGAGGCGCTGGCCGCGCACGCCGAAGGGCTGATCGGCTCGACCGGCTGCCCGTCCGGCGAGGTGCAGACGCGGCTGCGGCTCGGCCAGGACGACGCGGCGCTGCGGGCCGCCGCCGACTACCGCGACATCTTCGGCGCCGACCGGTTCTTCCTGGAGCTGATGGACCACGGCGTCGAGATCGAGCGGCGGGTCCGCGACGGCCTGCTCGACCTCGGCCGGCGCCTCGGCATCGCGCCGCTGGTCACCAACGACTCGCACTACACGTACGCGCACGAGGCGGCCGCGCACGACGCGCTGCTGTGCATCCAGACCGGCGCCACGGTGTCCGACCCGAACCGGTTCCGCTTCGACGGCACTGGCTACCACCTCAAGTCCGCCGCCGAGATGTACGCCGTCGACTCCTCCGACGCCTGGCAGCAGGGCTGCCGCAACACCCGGCTCGTCGCCGAGCAGATCGACCCCGCCGGCTGGTTCGAGAAGCGCGACCTCATGCCGCGGTTCCCCGTCCCGGCCGGGTACACCGAGGTGACCTGGTTCCGCGAGCAGGTGGAGGCCGGGCTGCGGCGGCGCTACCCGGACGGCGTCACGGACGAGTACCGGCGGCAGGCCGAGTACGAGATGGACGTCATCGTCCAGATGGGCTTCCCCGGCTACTTCCTCGTCGTCGCTGACTTCGTCATGTGGGCGAAGGAGCACGGCATCGCGGTCGGGCCGGGACGCGGGTCGGCGGCCGGGTCGCTGGTGTCGTACGCGATGGGCATCACCGACCTCGACCCGCTGGTGCACGGACTGATCTTCGAGCGCTTCCTCAACCCCGAGCGGGTCTCGATGCCCGACGTCGACATCGACTTCGACGAGCGCCGGCGCACCGAGGTGATCCGCTACGTGACGCGGAAGTACGGCGCCGACAAGGTCGCGCTGATCGGCACCTACGGCACCATCAAGGCGAAGAACGCGATCAAGGACTCCGCCCGCGTGCTCGGCTTCCCGTACGCCGTCGGCGACCGCATCACCAAGGCCATGCCGGCCGACGTCGGCGGCAAGGGCATCACGCTGTCCGGCATCACCGACCCGAAGCACCCGCGCTACGCCGAGGCCGCCGAGGTGCGCGGCATGTACGAGAACGAGCCGGACGTGCGCAAGGTGGTCGACGCGGCGAAGGGCGTCGAGGGCCTGGTGCGTCAGATGGGCGTGCACGCGGCCGGCGTGATCATGTCCAGCGAGCCGATCGTCGACCACGTGCCGGTGTGGGTGCGCCACTCCGACGGCGTCACCATCACGCAGTGGGACTATCCCACCTGCGAGTCGCTCGGCCTGCTGAAGATGGACTTCCTCGGGCTGCGCAACCTCACCATCCTCGACGACGCGGTCGCCCTGGTCCGGCGCGACACCGGAACCGGTCTGGACCTGCTGGCGCTGCCGCTGGACGACCGCCCGACGTTCGAGTTGCTCGGCCGCGGCGACACCCTCGGCGTGTTCCAGTTCGACGGCAGTGCCATGCGGTCGCTGCTGCGGCTGATGCGCCCGGACCAGTTCGAGGACATCACCGCCGTGACCGCGCTCTACCGGCCCGGCCCGATGGGGATGAACTCGCACGTCAACTACGCGCTGCGCAAGAACGGGCAGCAGGACATCACGCCGATCCACCCGGAGCTGGAGGCGCCGCTGAAGGAGGTGCTCGACCTCACCTACGGCCTGGTCGTCTACCAGGAGCAGGTGCAGAAGGCGGCCCAGGTGCTGGCCGGGTACACGCTGGGCCAGGCCGACCTGCTGCGCCGGGCGATGGGCAAGAAGAAGCAGGAGGTGCTGGACCAGGAGTTCGGCTCGTTCCGCGACGGCTGCCGGGACCGCGGCTACTCCGACGGGGCCATCCGCGCGGTGTGGGACGTCCTGGTGCCGTTCGCCGGCTACGCGTACAACAAGGCGCACGCCGCCGCGTACGCGCTGGTCTCGTACTGGACCGCCTACGTCAAGGCGAACCACCCGGCCGAGTACATGGCCGCGCTGCTGACGTCGGTGCGCGACGACAAGGACAAGTCGGCGGTGTACCTCAACGAGTGCCGGCGGATGGGGATCACGGTGCTGACACCGGACGTCAACGACTCGGTGGCCGACTTCACGCCGCGCGGCGACGACACCATCGTGTTCGGGCTCAGCGCGGTGCGCAACGTCGGCACGTCGGTGGTCGACGCGATCGTCCGCGCCCGCGACGAGCAGGGCCGGTTCGCGTCCTTCCCCGACTACCTGGCCAAGGTCGACGCGGCCGCCTGCGGCAAGCGGACGGTCGAGTCGCTGATCAAGGCCGGCGCGTTCGACGCCCTCGGACACACCCGCAAGGGCCTGGCCGCCCGGTTCGAGCCGCTGGTCGACACCGCCGTCGCGGTGAAGCGCAAGGAGGCCGAGGGCCAGTTCGACCTGTTCGGCGACCAGGGCACCGGCGACGGCGACCCGGCCGCCGCCACGCCGGCGGACTTCCCGGACGACGAGTGGGACAAGGCGTTCCTGCTGGCCCAGGAGCGGGAGATGCTCGGCCTCTACGTCTCCGACCACCCGCTGTTCGGCATCCAGCACCAGCTCGCCGAGCGGGCCGACGCGGCGATCTCGGCGCTGACCGGCGGCGATCACCCCGACGGCGCCGTCGTCACCATCGGCGGCATCGTGTCCGGGCTGCAGCGCAAGGTGACCAAACGGGGCGACGCCTGGGCCATCGCCACCGTCGAGGACCTGGCCGGCTCGATCGACTGCATGGTCTTCCCGGCGACCTACCAGCTGGTCGCCGCGGGCCTGGCCGAGGACGCGATCGTGCTGGTCAAGGGCCGTCTGGACAAACGCGAGGACGTGCCCCGCCTGGTCGTCTCCGAGCTCACGACACCGGACCTGAGCAGCGCCGACGCGCCGGTCCGGCTGGACGCGCTGGCGGCGCACGTGACGCCGGAGTGGGCCCGGCGCCTGGCGGAGGTGCTGGCCGCGCACCGCGGACCCACGGAGGTGCACCTGTGGGTGCGCGGGCGGGCCCGGACCCGGGTCTACCGGCTCGGGCCGCGGGTCACCGTCCGGCCGGAGCTGTGGGCCGACCTCAAGGCGGCGGTGGTCCTGACGCCGCCGGACTGA